From one Rosa rugosa chromosome 4, drRosRugo1.1, whole genome shotgun sequence genomic stretch:
- the LOC133745540 gene encoding U-box domain-containing protein 52-like isoform X1, which translates to MEGEDGYVPVEAKDFYKDYSPRKTFSPEIVELGEDITSTSDITPGSTSRDIVGVNDVYVAVGKDDTDVLKWVLDNAVSPGSRVFLVHVFPPITHIPTPVGRLSMSQLSEDQVRFYVNEENNKRKNLLQKYVCLCNNAKVTVDTMLLESSDRTKAITDLMSVLRITHLVIGAKRAPHSRAINLAFNRLNYVVHAIRRKQLSLGEFVRKSAPGYCQVSIIHKGNKVMVDEQRPPHSERSIFEWACFPVRGKNPRMS; encoded by the exons ATGGAAGGCGAGGATGGTTATGTTCCGGTGGAAGCTAAGGATTTTTATAAGGACTATAGTCCTCGAAAGACTTTCTCGCCTGAGATTGTGGAGCTCGGAGAGGATATCACGAGTACTAGTGATATCACTCCAGGCAGCACTAGCAGAGATATTGTAGGTGTCAATGATGTTTATGTGGCTGTTGGTAAAGATGACACTGATGTTCTGAAATGGGTGCTTGATAATGCTGTTTCGCCTGGTTCTCGGGTCTTTCTTGTCCATGTCTTCCCTCCAATCACCCACATCCCTACACCAG TTGGACGATTATCAATGAGCCAATTAAGTGAAGATCAAGTGAGATTTTACGTCAATGAAGAGAATAATAAGAGGAAGAACCTCTTGCAGAAATACGTCTGCTTATGCAACAATGCTAAG GTAACAGTGGACACAATGCTCCTGGAGAGCAGCGACAGAACAAAAGCAATCACTGATCTTATGTCCGTTCTTAGGATCACTCACCTTGTCATAGGAGCCAAAAGAGCACCTCATTCAAG AGCAATCAATTTGGCATTTAACAGGTTAAATTATGTTGTTCACGCGATCAGGAGGAAACAATTATCACTAGGAGAATTTGTTAGGAAAAGTGCACCTGGGTATTGTCAGGTTAGCATCATTCATAAAGGCAATAAGGTAATGGTTGATGAACAAAGGCCTCCCCATAGCGAAAGAAGCATCTTCGAGTGGGCATGCTTTCCA
- the LOC133745540 gene encoding U-box domain-containing protein 52-like isoform X3, translating to MEGEDGYVPVEAKDFYKDYSPRKTFSPEIVELGEDITSTSDITPGSTSRDIVGVNDVYVAVGKDDTDVLKWVLDNAVSPGSRVFLVHVFPPITHIPTPVGRLSMSQLSEDQVRFYVNEENNKRKNLLQKYVCLCNNAKVTVDTMLLESSDRTKAITDLMSVLRITHLVIGAKRAPHSRRKQLSLGEFVRKSAPGYCQVSIIHKGNKVMVDEQRPPHSERSIFEWACFPVRGKNPRMS from the exons ATGGAAGGCGAGGATGGTTATGTTCCGGTGGAAGCTAAGGATTTTTATAAGGACTATAGTCCTCGAAAGACTTTCTCGCCTGAGATTGTGGAGCTCGGAGAGGATATCACGAGTACTAGTGATATCACTCCAGGCAGCACTAGCAGAGATATTGTAGGTGTCAATGATGTTTATGTGGCTGTTGGTAAAGATGACACTGATGTTCTGAAATGGGTGCTTGATAATGCTGTTTCGCCTGGTTCTCGGGTCTTTCTTGTCCATGTCTTCCCTCCAATCACCCACATCCCTACACCAG TTGGACGATTATCAATGAGCCAATTAAGTGAAGATCAAGTGAGATTTTACGTCAATGAAGAGAATAATAAGAGGAAGAACCTCTTGCAGAAATACGTCTGCTTATGCAACAATGCTAAG GTAACAGTGGACACAATGCTCCTGGAGAGCAGCGACAGAACAAAAGCAATCACTGATCTTATGTCCGTTCTTAGGATCACTCACCTTGTCATAGGAGCCAAAAGAGCACCTCATTCAAG GAGGAAACAATTATCACTAGGAGAATTTGTTAGGAAAAGTGCACCTGGGTATTGTCAGGTTAGCATCATTCATAAAGGCAATAAGGTAATGGTTGATGAACAAAGGCCTCCCCATAGCGAAAGAAGCATCTTCGAGTGGGCATGCTTTCCA
- the LOC133745540 gene encoding U-box domain-containing protein 52-like isoform X2, translating into MEGEDGYVPVEAKDFYKDYSPRKTFSPEIVELGEDITSTSDITPGSTSRDIVGVNDVYVAVGKDDTDVLKWVLDNAVSPGSRVFLVHVFPPITHIPTPVGRLSMSQLSEDQVRFYVNEENNKRKNLLQKYVCLCNNAKVTVDTMLLESSDRTKAITDLMSVLRITHLVIGAKRAPHSRLNYVVHAIRRKQLSLGEFVRKSAPGYCQVSIIHKGNKVMVDEQRPPHSERSIFEWACFPVRGKNPRMS; encoded by the exons ATGGAAGGCGAGGATGGTTATGTTCCGGTGGAAGCTAAGGATTTTTATAAGGACTATAGTCCTCGAAAGACTTTCTCGCCTGAGATTGTGGAGCTCGGAGAGGATATCACGAGTACTAGTGATATCACTCCAGGCAGCACTAGCAGAGATATTGTAGGTGTCAATGATGTTTATGTGGCTGTTGGTAAAGATGACACTGATGTTCTGAAATGGGTGCTTGATAATGCTGTTTCGCCTGGTTCTCGGGTCTTTCTTGTCCATGTCTTCCCTCCAATCACCCACATCCCTACACCAG TTGGACGATTATCAATGAGCCAATTAAGTGAAGATCAAGTGAGATTTTACGTCAATGAAGAGAATAATAAGAGGAAGAACCTCTTGCAGAAATACGTCTGCTTATGCAACAATGCTAAG GTAACAGTGGACACAATGCTCCTGGAGAGCAGCGACAGAACAAAAGCAATCACTGATCTTATGTCCGTTCTTAGGATCACTCACCTTGTCATAGGAGCCAAAAGAGCACCTCATTCAAG GTTAAATTATGTTGTTCACGCGATCAGGAGGAAACAATTATCACTAGGAGAATTTGTTAGGAAAAGTGCACCTGGGTATTGTCAGGTTAGCATCATTCATAAAGGCAATAAGGTAATGGTTGATGAACAAAGGCCTCCCCATAGCGAAAGAAGCATCTTCGAGTGGGCATGCTTTCCA